From a single Fusobacterium pseudoperiodonticum genomic region:
- a CDS encoding rod shape-determining protein encodes MKKFMGNILGVFSDDLGIDLGTSNTLIYMKNKGIILREPSVVTISSKTKELFEVGEKAKHMIGRTPNIYETIRPLRNGVIADYEVTEKMLRCFYKRIKSGTIFNKPRVIICVPAGITQVEKRAVIEVTREAGAREAYLIEEPMASAIGVGINIFEPEGSMIVDIGGGTSELAVVSLGGVVKKSSFRVAGDRFDMAIVDYVRQKHNLLIGEKSAEDIKIKIGTVDPEEEELQIEVSGKYVLNGLPKDITLTSSELIETLSALVQEIIEEIRVIFEKTPPELAADIKKKGIYISGGGALLRGIDKKIASGLNLKVTVAEDPLNAVINGIGVLLNDFSTYSRVLVSTETEY; translated from the coding sequence ATGAAAAAATTTATGGGCAACATTTTAGGAGTATTTTCAGATGATTTAGGTATTGATTTAGGAACATCAAATACATTAATCTATATGAAAAATAAAGGCATAATTTTAAGAGAACCTTCAGTTGTTACTATTTCTTCAAAAACAAAGGAACTTTTTGAAGTTGGTGAAAAAGCTAAACATATGATAGGAAGAACTCCAAATATTTACGAAACAATAAGACCATTAAGAAATGGTGTTATTGCAGATTACGAAGTTACTGAAAAAATGTTAAGATGTTTTTATAAAAGAATAAAATCGGGAACAATTTTTAATAAACCAAGAGTTATTATCTGTGTTCCTGCTGGAATAACTCAAGTTGAAAAAAGAGCAGTTATAGAAGTTACTAGAGAAGCAGGTGCAAGAGAAGCTTATTTAATTGAAGAACCAATGGCTTCTGCAATAGGAGTTGGAATAAATATATTTGAACCTGAAGGAAGTATGATAGTTGATATCGGTGGAGGAACATCTGAACTAGCTGTAGTATCTTTAGGTGGAGTTGTAAAAAAATCATCTTTCAGAGTGGCTGGAGATAGATTTGATATGGCTATTGTTGATTATGTAAGACAAAAACATAATCTATTAATAGGAGAAAAATCAGCAGAGGATATCAAAATAAAAATAGGTACTGTTGACCCTGAAGAAGAAGAATTACAAATAGAAGTTAGTGGTAAATATGTTTTAAATGGTTTACCAAAAGATATCACATTAACTTCATCAGAGCTTATTGAAACTTTATCTGCTTTAGTTCAAGAAATTATAGAAGAAATAAGAGTTATTTTTGAAAAAACTCCCCCTGAATTAGCAGCAGATATAAAGAAAAAAGGTATATATATAAGTGGTGGAGGAGCGTTACTTAGAGGAATAGATAAGAAAATAGCATCAGGACTTAACTTAAAAGTTACAGTTGCTGAAGATCCTTTAAATGCTGTTATAAATGGTATAGGAGTATTATTAAATGATTTCTCTACTTATAGTAGAGTTCTAGTTTCAACTGAAACAGAATACTAA
- the scpB gene encoding SMC-Scp complex subunit ScpB: MSIKNQVEAIIFLGGDENKIKDLARFFKISVEDMLKIILELKDDRKDSGINIEVDADLVYLATNPIYGEVINSYFEQETKPKKLSSASIETLSIIAYKQPITKSEIESIRGVSVDRIISNLEERKFVRNCGRQESGRKANLYEVTDKFLSYLGIRDIRELPDYDLFKDKIKNMENISTDEN; encoded by the coding sequence ATGAGTATCAAAAATCAAGTTGAGGCAATAATATTTTTAGGTGGAGATGAAAATAAAATAAAGGATTTGGCTAGATTTTTTAAGATTTCTGTTGAAGATATGTTAAAAATAATTCTAGAATTAAAAGATGATAGAAAGGATAGTGGCATCAACATAGAAGTTGATGCTGACCTTGTTTATTTAGCAACTAATCCTATATACGGTGAGGTTATAAATTCTTATTTTGAACAGGAAACTAAACCTAAAAAATTGTCTTCAGCTTCAATAGAAACTTTATCAATAATTGCATATAAACAGCCTATTACAAAATCAGAAATAGAAAGTATTAGAGGAGTTTCTGTTGATAGAATTATTTCGAACTTAGAAGAAAGAAAATTTGTAAGAAATTGTGGTAGACAGGAAAGTGGTAGAAAGGCTAATTTATATGAGGTAACTGATAAATTTTTATCTTATCTAGGTATTAGGGATATAAGAGAGTTACCAGATTATGATTTGTTTAAAGATAAAATTAAGAATATGGAGAATATAAGTACTGATGAGAATTAA
- a CDS encoding pseudouridine synthase, producing the protein MRINKFLSSLGIASRRAIDKYIEEGRIKVNGVIASTGIDITEDDEIYIDNKKIETKRIEEKVYFMLNKPLEVLSASSDDRGRKTVVDLIKTDKRIFPIGRLDYMTSGLILLTNDGELFNRLVHPKSEIYKKYYIKVFGEVKKEEIEELKKGVLLEDGKTLPAKISGIKYDKNKTSMYISIREGRNRQIRRMIEKFGYKVLMLRREKIGELSLGDLKEGKYRELTKEEIEYLYSV; encoded by the coding sequence ATGAGAATTAATAAATTTTTATCTTCACTTGGAATAGCATCAAGAAGAGCTATTGATAAATATATAGAAGAAGGTAGAATTAAAGTAAATGGAGTTATTGCAAGTACTGGTATAGATATTACTGAAGATGATGAAATCTATATAGATAATAAGAAAATAGAAACAAAAAGAATAGAAGAGAAGGTATATTTTATGTTAAATAAACCTTTGGAAGTTTTATCAGCTTCATCTGATGATAGAGGCAGAAAAACAGTGGTAGATTTAATAAAAACAGATAAAAGAATTTTTCCTATTGGTAGACTTGATTATATGACAAGCGGTCTAATTTTACTTACAAATGATGGAGAGTTGTTCAATAGACTTGTACATCCTAAGTCTGAAATATATAAGAAATATTATATAAAAGTCTTTGGTGAAGTAAAAAAAGAAGAGATAGAAGAATTAAAAAAAGGTGTTTTACTAGAAGATGGAAAAACGTTACCTGCTAAAATATCTGGAATAAAATATGATAAAAATAAAACTTCTATGTATATTTCTATAAGAGAAGGGAGAAATAGACAGATTAGAAGAATGATAGAAAAATTTGGATATAAAGTTCTAATGTTAAGGAGAGAAAAAATAGGTGAACTTTCCTTAGGAGATTTAAAAGAAGGTAAGTATAGAGAATTAACTAAAGAAGAAATAGAATATTTGTATTCAGTTTAG
- the gatC gene encoding Asp-tRNA(Asn)/Glu-tRNA(Gln) amidotransferase subunit GatC yields the protein MSLTKEEVLKIAKLSKLSFEEAEIEKFQVELNDILKYIDMLNEVDTSEVQPLVHINDVVNNFREKEEKASIEIEKVLLNAPESAENAIVVPKVVGE from the coding sequence ATGTCACTGACAAAGGAAGAAGTTTTAAAAATTGCAAAATTATCAAAATTATCATTTGAAGAAGCAGAAATAGAAAAGTTTCAGGTAGAGTTAAATGATATTTTAAAGTATATTGATATGCTAAACGAGGTTGACACATCAGAAGTTCAGCCTTTAGTTCATATAAATGACGTTGTAAATAATTTTAGAGAAAAAGAAGAAAAAGCATCAATAGAAATAGAAAAAGTACTATTAAATGCACCTGAAAGTGCTGAAAATGCAATTGTAGTTCCTAAAGTTGTTGGGGAGTAG
- the gatA gene encoding Asp-tRNA(Asn)/Glu-tRNA(Gln) amidotransferase subunit GatA, which yields MFIYELTAKELRDKFLSGEISAEEIVNSFYERIEKIEDKVKSFVSLRKELALEEAKKLDEKRKNGEKLGKLAGIPLAIKDNILMEGQKSTSCSKILENYVGIYDATVVKKLKEEDAIILGVTNMDEFAMGSTTKTSYHHKTANPWDLDRVPGGSSGGAAASVAAQEVPISLGSDTGGSVRQPASFCGVVGLKPTYGRVSRYGLMAFASSLDQIGTLAKTVEDVAICMNVIAGADDYDATVSKNEVPDYTEFLNKDIKGLKVGLPKEYFIEGLNPEIKKIVDNSVNALKELGAEIVEVSLPHTKYAVPTYYVLAPAEASSNLARFDGIRYGYRAKDYTDLESLYVKTRTEGFGAEVKRRIMMGTYVLSAGFFDAYFKKAQKVRNLIKQDFENVLAKVDVILTPVAPSVAFKLSDVKTPIELYLEDIFTISANLAGIPAISLPGGLLDNLPVGVQFMGRPFDEGTLIKVSSALENKIGRLNLPKLD from the coding sequence ATGTTTATTTATGAATTAACTGCTAAGGAATTGAGAGATAAATTTTTATCAGGTGAAATTTCAGCAGAAGAAATAGTAAACTCATTTTATGAAAGAATAGAAAAAATAGAAGATAAAGTAAAAAGCTTTGTTTCGTTGAGAAAAGAGCTAGCTTTAGAAGAAGCAAAAAAACTTGATGAAAAGAGAAAAAATGGAGAGAAATTAGGTAAACTTGCAGGGATTCCTCTTGCAATAAAAGATAATATCCTAATGGAAGGACAAAAGTCAACTTCTTGTTCTAAAATTTTGGAAAACTATGTTGGTATCTATGACGCAACAGTAGTTAAAAAATTAAAAGAAGAAGATGCAATTATCCTTGGAGTAACTAATATGGATGAATTTGCTATGGGATCAACTACTAAAACTTCTTATCATCATAAGACAGCTAATCCTTGGGATCTAGATAGAGTTCCTGGAGGAAGTAGTGGAGGAGCAGCTGCTTCGGTAGCAGCTCAAGAAGTTCCTATATCTCTAGGTTCTGATACAGGTGGAAGTGTTAGACAACCTGCTTCATTTTGTGGAGTTGTAGGTTTAAAACCAACTTATGGTAGAGTTTCAAGATATGGACTTATGGCTTTTGCTTCATCTCTTGATCAAATAGGAACACTTGCAAAAACTGTTGAAGATGTAGCTATCTGTATGAATGTTATAGCAGGAGCTGATGACTATGATGCAACAGTTAGTAAAAATGAAGTTCCTGACTATACAGAATTTTTAAATAAAGATATTAAAGGCTTAAAAGTTGGATTACCTAAAGAATATTTTATAGAAGGATTAAATCCAGAAATAAAAAAAATAGTTGATAATTCTGTCAATGCATTAAAAGAATTAGGAGCAGAGATTGTTGAAGTTTCATTACCTCATACAAAATATGCTGTTCCAACTTATTATGTACTTGCTCCAGCAGAAGCAAGTTCAAACCTTGCTAGATTTGATGGAATTAGATATGGGTATAGAGCAAAAGATTATACAGATTTAGAAAGTCTATATGTTAAAACAAGAACTGAAGGTTTTGGAGCTGAAGTAAAAAGAAGAATAATGATGGGAACTTATGTTTTAAGTGCAGGTTTCTTTGATGCTTACTTTAAAAAAGCTCAAAAAGTAAGAAACTTAATAAAACAAGATTTTGAAAATGTTTTAGCAAAGGTAGATGTTATTTTAACACCAGTTGCTCCTAGTGTAGCTTTTAAGTTATCTGATGTAAAAACTCCAATAGAATTATATTTAGAAGATATATTTACTATATCAGCAAACTTAGCAGGTATACCTGCAATATCATTACCAGGAGGACTTTTAGATAATTTACCAGTTGGAGTACAATTTATGGGAAGACCTTTTGATGAAGGAACATTGATTAAAGTTTCTTCAGCACTTGAAAATAAAATAGGAAGATTAAATTTACCTAAATTGGATTAA
- the gatB gene encoding Asp-tRNA(Asn)/Glu-tRNA(Gln) amidotransferase subunit GatB → MIKEWESVIGLEVHLQLKTGTKVWCGCKSDYDETGINTHVCPICLGHPGALPKLNKKVVDYAVKAALALNCQINNESAFDRKNYFYPDAPKNYQITQFEKSYAEKGYIEFKLNSGREVKIGITKVQIEEDTAKAIHGKNESYLNFNRASIPLIEIISEPDMRNSEEAYEYLNTLKNIIKYTKVSDVSMETGSLRCDANISVMEKGSKVFGTRVEVKNLNSFKAVARAIDYEIARQIELIENGGKVDQETRLWDEENQITRVMRSKEEAMDYRYFNEPDLLKLLITDEEIEEIKKDMPETRLAKVERFKNAYSIDEKDALILTEEMELSDYFEEVVKVSNNPKLSSNWILTEVLRVLKHQNIDIEKFTISSENLAKIITLIDKNIISSKIAKELFEIALTDNRDPEVIVKEKGMVQVSDSSEIEKMVEEVLANNQKMIEDYKAADEGRKPRVLKGIVGQVMKLSKGKANPEIVNELIMSKLN, encoded by the coding sequence ATGATAAAAGAATGGGAGTCAGTAATAGGACTGGAAGTTCACTTACAATTAAAAACAGGTACTAAAGTATGGTGTGGTTGTAAATCAGACTATGATGAGACTGGTATAAATACTCATGTTTGTCCAATTTGTTTAGGACATCCTGGAGCACTTCCTAAATTAAATAAGAAAGTTGTAGATTATGCAGTTAAAGCAGCACTTGCTCTTAATTGTCAAATAAATAATGAAAGTGCTTTTGATAGAAAAAATTACTTCTATCCAGATGCACCTAAGAATTATCAAATCACACAATTTGAAAAATCTTATGCTGAAAAAGGATATATAGAATTTAAATTAAACTCAGGTAGAGAAGTCAAAATAGGGATAACAAAGGTTCAAATAGAAGAAGATACAGCTAAGGCTATACACGGAAAAAATGAATCATATCTTAACTTTAACAGAGCTTCTATTCCTTTGATAGAAATTATCTCTGAACCTGATATGAGAAACTCAGAAGAAGCTTATGAGTATTTAAATACTTTAAAAAATATAATAAAGTATACTAAAGTTAGTGATGTTTCTATGGAAACAGGTTCGCTTAGATGTGATGCTAACATCTCTGTTATGGAAAAAGGTTCTAAAGTTTTTGGTACAAGAGTTGAAGTTAAAAACTTAAACTCATTTAAAGCTGTTGCTAGAGCAATAGACTATGAAATAGCTAGACAAATAGAACTTATAGAAAATGGTGGAAAAGTTGATCAAGAAACAAGACTTTGGGATGAAGAAAATCAAATTACTAGAGTTATGAGATCAAAAGAAGAAGCCATGGATTATAGATATTTTAATGAACCTGATTTATTAAAACTTCTTATAACTGATGAGGAAATTGAAGAAATTAAAAAAGATATGCCAGAAACAAGACTTGCAAAAGTTGAAAGATTCAAAAATGCTTATTCAATAGATGAAAAAGATGCTCTTATCTTAACAGAAGAAATGGAACTTTCAGATTATTTTGAAGAAGTTGTAAAAGTTTCAAATAATCCTAAATTAAGTTCTAACTGGATATTGACAGAAGTTTTAAGAGTTTTAAAACATCAAAATATTGATATAGAAAAATTTACTATTAGCAGTGAAAATCTTGCTAAGATAATTACTTTAATAGATAAAAATATTATCTCATCTAAAATAGCAAAAGAACTTTTTGAAATTGCTTTAACTGACAATAGAGATCCTGAAGTTATTGTAAAAGAAAAAGGAATGGTTCAAGTATCAGATAGTAGTGAAATTGAAAAAATGGTAGAAGAAGTTCTTGCTAATAATCAAAAAATGATAGAAGACTATAAGGCTGCAGACGAAGGTAGAAAACCAAGAGTTCTAAAAGGTATAGTTGGTCAAGTTATGAAACTATCTAAGGGAAAAGCAAACCCTGAAATTGTAAATGAATTGATTATGTCAAAATTAAACTAA
- the pip gene encoding prolyl aminopeptidase: MENYDFYPAIEPFKSYMLQVSDIHSIYVEECGNPNGEPIIFLHGGPGAGCGKKARRFFDPEYYHIILFDQRGCGRSLPFVELKENNIFYSVEDMEKIRLHIGIDKWTIFAGSYGSTLGLTYAIHHPERVKRMVLQGIFLANESDLKWYFQEGISEIYPAEFKVFKDFIPKEEQDDLLKAYHKRFFSDDIKLRNEAIKIWSRFELRTMESEYTWSLEEDIQNFEISLALIEAHYFYNKMFWEDRDYILNRVDKIKDIPIQIAHGRLDFNTRVSSAYRLSEKLNNCEFVIVESVGHSPFTEKMAKVLIKFLEDNKNSN, from the coding sequence ATGGAAAATTATGATTTCTATCCAGCAATAGAGCCTTTTAAATCCTATATGTTACAAGTAAGTGATATTCATAGTATCTATGTAGAAGAATGTGGAAATCCTAATGGAGAACCTATAATTTTTTTACATGGAGGTCCAGGAGCAGGCTGTGGAAAAAAAGCAAGAAGATTCTTTGATCCTGAATACTATCATATAATTTTATTTGATCAAAGAGGTTGTGGTAGAAGTTTACCTTTTGTTGAGTTAAAAGAAAATAATATTTTTTATTCTGTAGAAGACATGGAAAAGATAAGATTACATATAGGCATTGATAAATGGACCATATTTGCTGGAAGCTATGGTTCGACTTTAGGCTTGACTTATGCTATACATCATCCTGAAAGAGTAAAAAGAATGGTATTACAAGGAATATTCTTAGCTAATGAAAGCGATCTAAAATGGTATTTTCAAGAAGGAATTTCAGAGATCTATCCTGCTGAATTTAAAGTCTTTAAAGATTTTATTCCTAAAGAAGAACAAGATGATTTACTTAAAGCTTATCACAAAAGATTTTTCTCCGATGATATTAAACTTAGAAATGAAGCAATTAAAATTTGGAGCCGTTTTGAATTAAGAACAATGGAATCTGAATACACTTGGTCTTTAGAAGAAGATATTCAAAATTTTGAAATTTCTCTTGCTCTTATAGAAGCACATTATTTCTATAATAAAATGTTTTGGGAAGATAGAGACTATATTTTGAATAGAGTTGATAAAATAAAAGATATTCCAATTCAAATAGCTCATGGACGTTTAGATTTTAATACTAGAGTTTCTTCAGCTTATAGATTATCTGAAAAATTAAATAATTGTGAATTTGTTATAGTTGAGAGTGTTGGACATTCTCCTTTTACTGAAAAAATGGCTAAGGTTCTTATAAAATTTCTAGAAGATAATAAGAACTCTAATTAG
- a CDS encoding asparaginase, with translation MENKVLIINTGGTIGMVGKPLRPAYNWAEITKGYSVLEKFPTDYYQFEKLIDSSDVTTDFWIKLAEVIEENYDKYLGFVILHGTDTMAYTGSMLSFLLKNLAKPVVLTGAQAPMVNPRSDGLQNLINSIYIAGHKLFDIPLIPEVTICFRDSLMRANRSKKTDSNNYYGFSSPNYQPLAEIATEIKVIKDRILKLPTEKFYVEKNIDANVLLLELFPGLNPNYISSFIESNKNIKALILKTYGSGNTPTSEDFINTLKTIVEKGIPILDITQCISGSVRMLLYESTDKLSKLGIINGSDITSEAGLTKMMYLLGKKLNLKEIKEAFSTSICGEQTV, from the coding sequence ATGGAAAATAAAGTTTTAATAATTAATACAGGTGGAACTATAGGAATGGTAGGGAAACCTTTAAGACCAGCATATAATTGGGCTGAAATAACTAAGGGTTATTCTGTGTTAGAAAAATTTCCAACAGACTATTATCAATTTGAAAAGTTAATAGATTCATCTGATGTAACTACTGACTTTTGGATAAAACTTGCAGAAGTTATTGAAGAAAATTATGATAAATATCTAGGTTTTGTTATTTTGCATGGAACTGACACTATGGCCTATACAGGTTCTATGTTATCATTTTTGTTGAAAAATTTAGCAAAACCTGTTGTTCTAACTGGTGCTCAAGCTCCAATGGTAAATCCTAGAAGTGATGGTTTACAAAATTTAATAAATTCTATCTATATTGCAGGACATAAACTATTTGATATTCCACTTATTCCAGAAGTAACTATCTGTTTTAGAGATAGTTTAATGAGAGCAAATAGAAGTAAAAAAACGGATAGCAATAACTACTATGGATTTTCGTCACCAAACTATCAACCTTTAGCTGAAATTGCTACTGAAATAAAAGTTATAAAAGATAGAATTTTAAAACTTCCTACAGAAAAATTTTATGTTGAAAAAAATATTGATGCCAATGTGCTTCTATTAGAATTATTTCCAGGATTAAATCCTAATTATATATCAAGCTTTATTGAAAGTAATAAAAATATAAAGGCATTGATATTAAAAACTTATGGTAGTGGTAATACTCCAACAAGTGAAGATTTTATAAATACATTAAAAACTATAGTTGAAAAAGGAATTCCTATTTTAGATATAACACAATGTATATCTGGTAGTGTAAGAATGCTTCTTTATGAATCAACAGATAAACTTTCAAAATTAGGTATTATAAATGGAAGCGATATAACTTCAGAGGCGGGATTGACTAAGATGATGTATTTACTTGGAAAAAAATTGAATTTAAAAGAAATTAAGGAAGCTTTTTCAACTTCAATTTGTGGAGAACAAACAGTTTAA
- a CDS encoding substrate-binding domain-containing protein, translating into MKKWILLILAIILFGIFSLIRSCQRSSREVINVYTDKEIEYFIGKFAKKFERNENKVQVKINDLNNMSDYDIIITDEKENVKNLKKDFKSKDLFKDELVVIGRRRIENISQVVNSTIAIPNYKTNIGKTGLDILAKLDNFSEISKKIEYKDDAISSLQSVDLYEVDYAFIPRNSLAFAKNSEICYRFPPTMEANKILYRIYLDTNSSDNSKNFYNFLEEEFTEKVQEKPKSEKNKAIITKDVEGKS; encoded by the coding sequence ATGAAAAAATGGATTTTATTGATATTAGCTATTATATTATTTGGGATTTTTTCTCTTATAAGATCTTGTCAAAGGTCTTCAAGAGAAGTTATAAATGTCTATACAGATAAAGAAATAGAGTATTTTATTGGAAAATTTGCTAAAAAATTTGAAAGAAATGAAAATAAAGTTCAAGTAAAAATAAATGATCTAAATAATATGTCTGATTATGATATTATAATAACTGATGAAAAAGAAAATGTTAAAAACTTAAAAAAAGACTTTAAATCAAAAGATTTATTTAAAGATGAATTAGTTGTAATAGGACGTAGAAGAATTGAAAATATTTCTCAAGTTGTTAATTCTACTATTGCTATACCTAATTATAAAACAAATATTGGAAAGACAGGTCTAGATATCTTAGCAAAATTAGATAATTTTTCTGAAATATCTAAAAAAATTGAATATAAAGATGATGCCATTAGTTCACTTCAAAGCGTAGATTTATATGAGGTTGACTATGCATTTATTCCAAGAAACTCATTAGCTTTTGCTAAAAATTCTGAGATATGTTATCGTTTTCCACCAACTATGGAAGCTAATAAAATATTGTATAGAATTTATCTAGATACGAATAGTTCAGATAATTCAAAAAATTTCTATAACTTTTTAGAAGAAGAATTTACTGAAAAAGTTCAAGAAAAACCAAAAAGTGAAAAAAATAAAGCAATTATCACAAAAGATGTGGAGGGAAAATCTTGA
- a CDS encoding murein L,D-transpeptidase catalytic domain family protein, producing MKKTLIFLSLLIISSLSFSEGTNLESINQNTTITTETDIKPQKVILDVKSVYDSLNIKGKIDYSIFQKAYLGYVQIPNKNPGVLVIIDYTKPSNEERFYVLDLNKKKLVYSTRVAHSKNSGLEIPLEFSDDPNSYQSSLGFFLTLGEYNGAYGYSLRLKGLEENINANAESRAIVIHGGDIVNDEYIKKYGFAGRSLGCPVLPAALTKEIVNYIKHGRVLFIYGNDEEYIEESYYLSKLAPVFEGKPQNIVELEKPRETTKVVTTIPTALNTPSATTPTVENPDQKNISIMLDVIKKEAEYKQHLSFRKSEKFVDYFAVLKNVVEDNSTVKHSETIATNTKTEDSKNIEILEKPKEIKDTEKSEKVLEKQETTVENKAQVLEESKKEDLKQEEIKKEEIKTEELKKEEPKKEEVKKVNRKYSEEVIRKSLGLGVKLKSKTK from the coding sequence TTGAAAAAAACATTAATATTTCTTAGCTTGCTAATTATATCAAGTCTTAGTTTTTCTGAAGGGACAAATTTAGAAAGTATAAATCAAAATACTACAATTACTACAGAAACAGATATTAAACCTCAAAAAGTAATTTTAGATGTAAAGTCTGTTTATGATAGCTTAAATATAAAAGGAAAAATAGACTATTCTATATTCCAAAAAGCTTATTTAGGATATGTCCAAATACCTAATAAAAATCCAGGAGTTTTAGTTATCATAGACTATACAAAACCTTCAAACGAAGAAAGATTTTATGTCTTGGATTTGAATAAGAAAAAATTAGTTTATTCCACTCGTGTTGCTCATTCTAAAAATTCTGGTTTAGAAATTCCTTTAGAGTTTTCAGATGATCCAAACTCTTATCAAAGTTCATTAGGTTTCTTTTTGACTTTAGGAGAATATAATGGGGCTTATGGTTATTCTCTAAGATTAAAAGGTTTGGAAGAAAATATAAATGCAAATGCAGAGTCAAGAGCAATAGTTATTCATGGTGGAGATATAGTTAATGATGAATATATTAAAAAGTATGGTTTTGCTGGAAGAAGTTTAGGTTGTCCAGTTTTACCTGCTGCTCTAACTAAAGAAATAGTTAACTATATCAAACATGGAAGAGTTTTATTCATCTATGGAAATGATGAAGAATATATTGAAGAAAGTTACTATTTAAGTAAATTAGCACCTGTTTTTGAAGGGAAGCCTCAAAATATTGTTGAGCTTGAAAAACCTAGAGAAACAACTAAAGTAGTAACAACAATTCCTACTGCTTTAAACACACCAAGTGCAACTACTCCAACAGTTGAAAATCCTGATCAAAAAAATATTTCAATAATGTTGGATGTTATAAAAAAAGAAGCTGAATACAAACAACATTTGAGCTTTAGAAAATCAGAAAAATTTGTAGATTATTTTGCAGTTCTGAAGAATGTAGTTGAAGATAACAGTACTGTAAAACATAGTGAAACTATAGCTACAAATACAAAAACAGAGGACTCTAAAAACATAGAAATATTAGAAAAACCTAAAGAAATTAAAGATACAGAAAAATCAGAAAAAGTTTTAGAAAAACAGGAAACTACAGTTGAAAATAAAGCCCAAGTTTTAGAAGAGTCTAAAAAAGAAGATCTAAAACAAGAGGAAATTAAGAAGGAAGAAATAAAAACAGAAGAGCTAAAGAAAGAAGAACCTAAAAAAGAAGAAGTTAAAAAAGTTAATAGAAAATATTCTGAAGAAGTTATTAGAAAAAGTTTAGGTCTAGGAGTAAAATTAAAATCAAAGACAAAATAA